Part of the Oncorhynchus masou masou isolate Uvic2021 chromosome 18, UVic_Omas_1.1, whole genome shotgun sequence genome, CCTTTTTATTCGAAGGGCAATGCTGTGGCTACTGCCTCTGGCTGCATGGAGAGTTATCCACAGAGACTGTGCCACAAAATAAGTCCAGAGTCTTGACGCTCCCAAGTCAAGTCTCAAATAATGACATGTTCTATCTCAAGACATCTGTGAGACAAGGAGACTCATCCAATGGTCCCGGTAGGGGACAGGAATAAGGACAGAGGAGACTCACCTGACTGTAGAGAACACCTGTAGTGATACTTGTTGGGACATCCTTTGTTGAAGCAGCCCAACGTGGCACCTGGGTTATGGCAGCGAGAACACGTCTGAGAACATGAAATACAATGAATTGGTTTTCTCGTGTTGCGGGCCAAGACCAAAGACAAGCTGCTATAGTAGTTTACATTACGGgtacatttcgctacacccgcaataacatctgctaaacacgtgtttGTGACCAATGAAAATGTATTCTGATTTGACGTTGTTTGACAGAGTTGTAGCACTGTTACATACgaactaaatgtaaaaaaaaaataatagtgAACAGACGGTTACAACAGCAGACATAGTCCTCATGGAAGATCACTATATATTCACCCCAACTCATATGGTCAATAAAGACATGTTTTTTATCCTGCAGGACTTACACTTACCGTCTCCTGAGCCACCTTGACTGCCTCTTCCAGGCCGTAGACCCTTCCCTTCACCAGGAACACGCCTGCAGACCAGACGCTGCAGTCCTCGTGGAGCCAGTACTCACACTGGTCCAGAGGCACCACCGGGGGAACGAACCAGTCATCCACTGCAGCCCTGGACCCAGATGTTACCGAAGGCCCAGCCTCAATCCTGCCCCTCTTAGCTCCAGGGCTGCCTGAGCGGTCGCTGTCACTCGTCCACCTCCCCGGCAGGCCCTCCCGTTTCAGCCGGGGGTCAGGTTTGTGGGGCCAGGGGACCCCCGGGGGCCGAGCACACTTTCTACCACGGCCTCTCACGCTGCAGGATGAGTCAGAGTCACTGAGATCCTCCTCTTCTTTGAGGCCTGGTTTGCTAGCTGGGGCTTCAGTGCTGGGTCTGTATCCCTCAGGGTAGTATGGCCCGTGGAGGTCCCCAAGGTCCATGGCGTTAGCCGAGCCTCCACACAGGCAGCAAACCAGGGAGCTGTGGTGCTGGCTGTGGGTGGAGGTGCGGCCCAGCTGGAGGCAGGAAGTGGAGGGTACAGCCCCTGGGATGAAACccctggatcctgaacttccagCCTGCTGTTGCCCCTGGCCATTCTGCCTGGGCTTCTCCTCCTCTGGGTAGTTGATGACAGTACAGTTGgcgggggaggtggaggagggcttATGCTCTATGTGGATGAAAGGAGAGAACGTGTCCACCCTCatgtccctcttctcctccttgtaGTTGATGTATTTCAGTTTGATCTCAGGCTCCCGAGGGGAGAATATTGAGGACTGATCCAGTCTGGGTTTCTTCCTTTTCTTCTTGGGAGCAGGGGTCGCCTTCCTTGTTTTGGCTGTGGGAGCAGCTGCTTCGCTGCTTGTAGTTTCAGCTTTATGCTTCCCGGGTTTCTTTGGAGATGTTTTAAGTGACGACGATACAGTCAGTAAATCCACCTCAGAGGGGGGCTCGGGACCTGACTCTCTGTGTACCGACTCCTCTAAATCTTTGTCTGGAGCAAAGGGCAGACTGGAGGTTATCGGAGATGTGCGGTGGTTGTGTGGGTATTTCGAAAAACGGGCATGTTCCGAATCTGAGGTAGACTCTATGCAACGGCCTGCGTTTGTGTAAATGTTATCCATATGACCGGTCAGTGAGGCTGCCGCCTGTACTTTAGTCTCTCCCTCACAGCGAGACTCTGCTTTATTCTGGACCTTCTTCTTCACTACAAACGAGGTCTGTTCGTTAGGACTAACACTGGCTTTAGATGGACTGCTCTGGGTGAGGGGATTTGTCTGAGACTTGGGCTTTTTAGTAGATACTTTATACCAGTTAGGATTTATATTCATCACTATGGCCTCTAGCCTGGTTCCCCTGCCAGAGCGAGGGGGAGTTGTTTCCTCTCAGAAGTCCTCTGCTCTACCTTGACATTACCATTCAAGTGAGTAGCAGCTGTCTGCTTGGGTTTCTTTTCTGAAACCTCTGGCACAGTGCTCTCGTCTTCTGTCAAATCAACAATAGGCTCCGAAGCTGCCTTGGGTTTATGTCCTGGCTGCTGGAAGTCCTTGCTGTAATCTAACCTTGGTGTATTCTCACCATTAGACCTTGTTCCCTGTACTGCAGACAGCCcaggtcctcctctccccagctcaTCCCAGCAGGTATCAGCCGTGTCATCTGGTGAATAATTGTATGCACAGGGTGAGCAGGAGGGCTGAGGCAGAATGAGCCCATCCTCTACGTCGtccagtgagacagagggagagaccggGTCCTCCAGAGGACTGATATAGTCCCTATTCAGAGAACACAGGTCCCTGGGACTCATGCTGTCCTGCATCAGGACTGGCTCTGTTCtagagatgagaaagagaaccTCTGAAGCCCTCTGACCATCCTCCAGGTCTGTAGTGAGAGACTCTGGGGAGGAATCGATACAGATGGCAGAGTTGGACCAGCTGCTACTACCCTGGCCATTCTGCAATCCTTTGTTGACTGTGTCCTGAGAAAGAGTGCGTTTCATTGAACTCCCTCTCTGTTGAGGTTTGTATTTCTCCACTCCTCCGTTACTGGCAACTCGATGGCCATTGATTTCATGAGACTGCTGCATCAGACACACCCCTGCGACATTCTCACCCACCACCTGGGCTGGAGGGATAGAGTCAAACATTTCCGACCGAGGTGCTAAGCCCAGAGGCCTATCCACCTGCTGCAGGTAGACATCCATTGTTGAGAACCTGCTGATCGACGGGACCCCGTAGAAGAGgatgctgggagagagagggatgctgggagagagagggatgctgggagagagagggatgctgggagagagagggatgctgggatgctgggagagagggatgctgggagagggagagagagggatgctgggagagagagggatgctgggatgctgggagagagggatgctggGAGAAGACATGAGACCGGCTCACATATGAGAGAGTGACTGTCGTGTTGGAGAAGGCATTGTCTGGCTGGATCTGGTCTACTGGTTGAAGCCTGTGGTCGTGGTCAGTCTCATGGAAGTTTGGGTAGCAGCTGGGAGGCTTGACTACCCGTAGGGCCTCCATGGAGTTGGCTTTCAAGAGGCATTCCTCACCTTTTCTGGTCAGGTCCATCACAGTGGGAAGGctgtgggtggaggagaggtccTGTGGCTCTAAATTAGAGTCCCCCAGCGGTTGCTCCATAGCAACTGAAATTGAGCAGAAATACAGAAAGGTTAGATAAATACATGGAATTGAAATGATCTTGATGACCTCAAGTGAGAACATGACTGGATATAGGACAAGATTGGGTTCCAGCATCACCAAGCACATTGGTCAACAGTGGATTGCAACTTTATCTAGCTAGAGTACAGACAGCAAGCTGCTGGCGATAATGCACATCACAGACTTAGCTAGCTAAATATCGAAATAGCTAACTAGAAAGCAAACAAGTCAGAACTAAATGCTAAACGTGCCTCTAACGTTGTTTTCGTTGGCTGACAGCGTTCACTTAGTTTTCCATTACTATTGTTCAAAGTAATGTAACGTTAGTTGCAGATTCATTAAGTGGCAGGTCAACAAACgagtaaacaaacaaaatattGCGTTAGTACTTGCGGCTACAGTATCAAGCAGACTCGGGAAAAGTGGCCAAATCAGAAGTATATAAATTACTGGAAATCCACCAAAATAGATGCGATAAGaaaataaactaacaaaagttACCAACTGGCTTCGAACCTCTGCCTTCtcacaaacaaatacatttagccaactacatttgtttatttatgtttagccaactacatttaggtttagccaactacatttaggtttagccaactacatttaggTTTAGCCATTTAGGTTTAGCCAGCTACATTTAGGTTTAGCCAGCTACATTTAGgtttagccaacta contains:
- the LOC135505220 gene encoding transcription factor 20-like isoform X1, translated to MNINPNWYKVSTKKPKSQTNPLTQSSPSKASVSPNEQTSFVVKKKVQNKAESRCEGETKVQAAASLTGHMDNIYTNAGRCIESTSDSEHARFSKYPHNHRTSPITSSLPFAPDKDLEESVHRESGPEPPSEVDLLTVSSSLKTSPKKPGKHKAETTSSEAAAPTAKTRKATPAPKKKRKKPRLDQSSIFSPREPEIKLKYINYKEEKRDMRVDTFSPFIHIEHKPSSTSPANCTVINYPEEEKPRQNGQGQQQAGSSGSRGFIPGAVPSTSCLQLGRTSTHSQHHSSLVCCLCGGSANAMDLGDLHGPYYPEGYRPSTEAPASKPGLKEEEDLSDSDSSCSVRGRGRKCARPPGVPWPHKPDPRLKREGLPGRWTSDSDRSGSPGAKRGRIEAGPSVTSGSRAAVDDWFVPPVVPLDQCEYWLHEDCSVWSAGVFLVKGRVYGLEEAVKVAQETVSTCSRCHNPGATLGCFNKGCPNKYHYRCSLQSDCVLNEENFSMKCTKHKNKLFQGLPGSRRDNR
- the LOC135505220 gene encoding transcription factor 20-like isoform X2, which codes for MNINPNWYKVSTKKPKSQTNPLTQSSPSKASVSPNEQTSFVVKKKVQNKAESRCEGETKVQAAASLTGHMDNIYTNAGRCIESTSDSEHARFSKYPHNHRTSPITSSLPFAPDKDLEESVHRESGPEPPSEVDLLTVSSSLKTSPKKPGKHKAETTSSEAAAPTAKTRKATPAPKKKRKKPRLDQSSIFSPREPEIKLKYINYKEEKRDMRVDTFSPFIHIEHKPSSTSPANCTVINYPEEEKPRQNGQGQQQAGSSGSRGFIPGAVPSTSCLQLGRTSTHSQHHSSLVCCLCGGSANAMDLGDLHGPYYPEGYRPSTEAPASKPGLKEEEDLSDSDSSCSVRGRGRKCARPPGVPWPHKPDPRLKREGLPGRWTSDSDRSGSPGAKRGRIEAGPSVTSGSRAAVDDWFVPPVVPLDQCEYWLHEDCSVWSAGVFLVKGRVYGLEEAVKVAQETTCSRCHNPGATLGCFNKGCPNKYHYRCSLQSDCVLNEENFSMKCTKHKNKLFQGLPGSRRDNR